One window from the genome of Echinicola vietnamensis DSM 17526 encodes:
- a CDS encoding transposase, whose product MSTVEELELPETTAQHVLKDEEIELTNPQSKTKYKGRFRRVAVWDEENRQTIELITNNFAWAAQPIGDLYKSRWEIEVFFRDIKQLLHIKTFIGTSKNAVMIQIWTALITILLIKVMKATTKFGWHLSNLMAFIRLNIFLKIELQKWLDSPFTEPEKPPLKIVQGDLFAQTP is encoded by the coding sequence ATCAGTACCGTCGAAGAACTGGAGCTTCCCGAAACAACCGCCCAACATGTGCTCAAGGACGAAGAAATCGAACTGACCAACCCACAATCCAAAACCAAGTATAAGGGAAGGTTCAGAAGAGTGGCCGTGTGGGATGAGGAAAACCGGCAGACCATTGAACTGATCACCAACAACTTTGCCTGGGCGGCCCAGCCCATTGGGGACCTCTACAAATCAAGATGGGAGATTGAGGTGTTTTTTCGGGACATCAAGCAGCTATTGCATATCAAAACCTTTATCGGAACCTCTAAAAATGCAGTAATGATCCAGATATGGACGGCTTTGATCACCATCCTGCTGATCAAAGTCATGAAGGCAACAACTAAATTCGGCTGGCACCTGTCCAATCTGATGGCCTTTATCCGGCTCAATATATTCCTGAAAATCGAACTGCAAAAATGGCTTGATAGCCCATTTACGGAACCCGAAAAACCACCCCTGAAAATAGTACAGGGGGATCTGTTTGCTCAAACTCCTTAA
- a CDS encoding O-antigen ligase family protein, translating into MATALQQQNSTLPLPVLEWKDIQLSELVFCIALASTCLPVKIYPALFLVSAGFSFIESDKKYLAPWVIALGIFSLYAVGSFFLVYEGQAALVTAIIKLVVNFAFLYCSFNWLAQRNNQNLLYLVDITLHVIFALVLLQLLVYHEALHFRLVTGSSSSGQASMLYDPQLFFWGLADKNMLGGRIALLGFLYILIPVVRYRKVAFWRIAFIFLVAYLSLSRTPVVALLIGCGYLLWTVLSKKYRIVMVVALAALVPIILQKVVRVDQLTASNDGMGVRLVYWQAFFAHITDIPLWGKGFMTAPAFLNEYAQFYHGEPHIHNTFMSCYLELGIIGLASFVVFLVGYSRSCFIINPHLHFWIACFLPLLAIMCILYSGYDNDIAMYLVLLVPLGTCRDNVPFGDVKIGLWNKKEKY; encoded by the coding sequence ATGGCCACCGCCCTGCAGCAACAAAACAGTACTTTGCCCCTTCCCGTGCTGGAGTGGAAGGATATCCAACTCTCCGAGTTGGTGTTCTGCATCGCCTTGGCATCCACATGCCTGCCGGTAAAGATCTATCCGGCCCTCTTTTTGGTCTCTGCTGGATTTTCCTTTATTGAATCCGACAAAAAATATCTTGCCCCTTGGGTCATCGCCCTCGGAATATTTTCCCTTTATGCTGTGGGCAGTTTCTTTTTGGTTTACGAAGGCCAGGCCGCTTTGGTGACGGCCATCATCAAACTGGTGGTCAATTTCGCCTTTCTTTACTGCTCCTTCAACTGGCTTGCCCAGCGCAACAACCAAAACCTGCTCTATTTGGTGGACATCACCCTGCACGTGATCTTCGCATTGGTCCTGTTGCAGCTGTTGGTTTACCATGAGGCCCTTCATTTCCGGCTGGTCACGGGCAGCAGTTCTTCGGGGCAGGCCAGCATGCTTTATGATCCCCAACTCTTCTTCTGGGGGCTGGCCGATAAGAACATGCTGGGAGGCCGGATAGCCCTACTGGGTTTTCTGTATATCCTGATACCGGTGGTGCGTTACCGGAAGGTGGCCTTTTGGCGGATCGCCTTTATTTTCCTGGTTGCCTACCTGTCCCTTTCCAGGACCCCCGTGGTGGCCCTTTTGATCGGCTGTGGCTACCTGTTGTGGACGGTCCTTTCCAAGAAATACCGGATCGTCATGGTCGTGGCTTTGGCAGCACTTGTCCCCATCATCCTCCAAAAGGTGGTCCGCGTGGATCAGCTGACCGCCTCCAACGACGGCATGGGCGTACGCCTGGTCTATTGGCAGGCCTTTTTTGCCCATATCACCGACATTCCCCTTTGGGGCAAGGGCTTTATGACCGCTCCGGCCTTCCTGAACGAATACGCCCAATTTTACCATGGGGAGCCGCACATCCACAACACCTTCATGTCCTGTTATTTGGAGCTGGGCATCATCGGACTGGCATCCTTTGTGGTGTTTTTGGTCGGCTATTCGCGGTCTTGTTTTATCATAAACCCGCACCTTCACTTCTGGATAGCATGCTTTTTGCCGCTGCTTGCCATCATGTGCATCCTGTATTCGGGATACGATAATGATATCGCCATGTACCTTGTCCTGCTGGTTCCTCTGGGCACTTGCCGTGACAATGTTCCTTTTGGCGATGTAAAAATTGGGTTATGGAACAAAAAAGAAAAGTATTGA
- a CDS encoding nucleotidyltransferase substrate binding protein encodes MENDHKDTRWGQGFANFKKAFGQLEKFVNHGSLNEMEEQGLIKAFEYTYELGWKTLQDLLAHKGYQGITGPKPVIEQCFSDGYIADGKGWARIQKSRNLTSHTYNDKTAREIVIGIKSEYVKLLQDLNLKLEAERSGNQGAIFEGE; translated from the coding sequence ATGGAAAATGATCACAAGGACACAAGGTGGGGTCAGGGTTTTGCTAATTTTAAGAAAGCATTTGGGCAATTAGAAAAGTTTGTAAACCATGGTTCATTGAATGAAATGGAAGAACAAGGGTTGATCAAGGCTTTTGAATACACTTATGAATTGGGATGGAAAACACTACAGGACCTATTGGCGCATAAAGGTTATCAGGGGATAACTGGGCCAAAGCCTGTAATTGAACAGTGCTTCTCGGATGGCTATATTGCCGATGGAAAAGGGTGGGCCAGAATACAAAAAAGCAGGAACCTAACTAGCCATACCTATAATGATAAGACGGCCCGAGAAATAGTGATAGGGATAAAATCGGAATATGTTAAACTTCTTCAAGATCTTAACTTAAAACTTGAGGCAGAAAGGTCTGGAAATCAAGGAGCAATATTTGAAGGTGAATAA
- a CDS encoding JAB domain-containing protein, protein MDTNNTVLSHVAEITLSYRPNSKMSDKPQVVSSQGAAKVLRANWDASKLEFIEEFKVILLNRANRVLGIVNASSGGTCGTVVDLKVIFAAAMKASASCMILAHNHPSGTLRPSEQDTQLTERMAKAGKLLDLPVMDHIILTAEGYYSFADMGGL, encoded by the coding sequence ATGGATACCAACAACACCGTTCTCAGCCACGTAGCCGAAATTACCCTAAGCTACCGCCCCAACTCCAAGATGTCAGACAAGCCACAGGTCGTTTCCTCCCAAGGTGCCGCCAAAGTGCTCAGGGCAAACTGGGACGCATCCAAACTGGAATTCATCGAAGAGTTCAAGGTAATCCTGCTCAACAGGGCAAACCGGGTACTGGGCATTGTCAACGCCTCTTCCGGTGGAACCTGCGGTACCGTAGTGGACCTGAAAGTGATCTTTGCAGCGGCCATGAAGGCGTCTGCTTCATGCATGATCCTTGCCCACAATCACCCCAGTGGTACCCTCCGGCCCAGCGAACAGGATACCCAGCTGACCGAGAGGATGGCCAAGGCCGGAAAACTGTTGGATCTGCCGGTAATGGACCATATCATATTGACCGCAGAGGGTTACTATTCATTTGCCGACATGGGAGGGCTTTAG
- a CDS encoding right-handed parallel beta-helix repeat-containing protein has translation MAKAIMTYYLLIGWLLAVGSPAALALDMDTRDLVKTWNVRDHHAKGDGQTDDTEAIQATIRMAHPGDTVWIPKGTYKVSTLGLRSGVHIKADGTLKQHLDRTEEFTKERQNSSAPLFRGKDISDLSLSLNAQALHEAIYLSGSQRVTIYRSQLHGDSTKLRSFAGILLYKCSDITIEGTTVAGFGTDRRHTDRYQPGTGIRILESKEVTIQAATISHNGENGVFIHASPDVRVLGSTISHNGMSGIQVAFGTSGVEKNYRFENNILHGNASDAVDINNRGSREPLAIHASILHNDSKDNGFVKGKPTPDGSGIATLVNVSQVTVIANKAMGNNRPAVYMEDCGEILVKDNEADNQVELVGALNSLSLLSNTFSNITFINNVHARYICMENNQLTTLHMPNGIRIDSLLVNENELGNASLNVNLKGSVQLVGNRIVNEGKNPALLLVRADAVHLANNRIVSNRAPALIVHATAADVLVEENTIRAVNTCIIDQGAQHLRIKGNKLTAMDAGNHSLTFRSKNPQGLLLAGNEHTGRDDRPVIYMEGKGTAQMDAEKIIRGTVELDGVNVATSNL, from the coding sequence ATGGCAAAAGCAATAATGACCTATTACCTGTTGATCGGATGGCTCTTGGCCGTGGGAAGTCCTGCTGCACTTGCTTTGGACATGGACACACGGGACCTGGTGAAAACCTGGAACGTACGGGACCACCATGCCAAGGGCGATGGCCAGACCGATGATACCGAGGCCATTCAGGCGACCATCCGCATGGCCCATCCCGGGGACACCGTATGGATTCCGAAGGGCACCTACAAGGTAAGCACCTTGGGCTTACGCTCCGGGGTGCACATCAAGGCCGACGGCACCTTGAAGCAGCATTTGGACCGCACGGAGGAATTCACCAAAGAGCGCCAGAATTCCTCGGCGCCACTGTTTCGGGGCAAGGACATCTCGGACCTTTCCCTCTCGCTGAATGCCCAAGCGCTGCATGAGGCCATTTACCTGAGCGGCAGCCAACGGGTGACCATCTACCGTTCCCAGTTGCACGGGGACAGCACCAAGCTGCGCTCCTTTGCCGGAATATTGCTCTACAAATGCTCCGATATCACCATTGAAGGCACCACGGTGGCCGGATTCGGCACCGACCGCCGCCACACGGACCGTTACCAGCCCGGCACCGGCATCCGGATCCTGGAAAGCAAGGAGGTCACCATTCAAGCGGCCACCATCTCCCACAACGGGGAAAACGGCGTATTCATTCATGCCAGCCCCGATGTAAGGGTGCTGGGCTCTACCATCAGCCATAACGGCATGAGCGGCATCCAAGTGGCCTTTGGTACGAGCGGAGTGGAAAAAAACTACCGCTTTGAGAACAACATCCTGCATGGCAACGCCAGTGATGCCGTGGACATCAACAACCGGGGATCCCGCGAACCGTTGGCCATCCATGCGTCCATTCTCCACAACGACAGCAAGGACAATGGCTTTGTGAAAGGAAAACCGACCCCCGATGGCTCCGGGATTGCCACGCTGGTGAACGTTTCGCAAGTGACGGTCATTGCCAATAAGGCCATGGGAAACAACCGCCCTGCCGTGTACATGGAAGATTGTGGGGAGATTTTGGTCAAGGACAATGAGGCCGACAACCAAGTGGAATTGGTCGGGGCCCTGAATAGCCTGAGCCTGCTGTCCAATACCTTTTCCAACATCACCTTTATCAACAATGTACATGCCCGCTACATCTGCATGGAAAACAACCAGCTGACCACCCTTCACATGCCCAATGGCATCCGGATAGACTCCCTTTTGGTCAATGAGAACGAGCTGGGCAATGCCTCGCTCAACGTCAACCTGAAAGGAAGCGTCCAGCTGGTGGGCAACCGAATCGTCAACGAAGGCAAAAATCCTGCTTTGCTGCTGGTCCGGGCAGATGCGGTCCACCTTGCCAACAACCGTATCGTCAGCAACCGCGCACCTGCCCTGATCGTCCATGCCACGGCAGCTGATGTCCTTGTCGAAGAAAACACCATTCGCGCGGTAAACACCTGCATCATCGACCAAGGTGCGCAACACCTCCGGATCAAGGGCAACAAGCTCACGGCCATGGACGCCGGCAACCATTCCCTTACCTTCAGGAGCAAAAATCCTCAGGGCCTGTTGCTTGCCGGCAACGAACATACCGGCAGGGATGACCGTCCGGTGATCTACATGGAAGGCAAGGGCACCGCCCAAATGGATGCAGAAAAGATCATTCGGGGAACCGTTGAACTCGACGGGGTAAACGTCGCCACCAGTAACCTTTAA
- a CDS encoding family 43 glycosylhydrolase translates to MNKPVLFLCLVWLCACGGKTTEEVIEPPVSIQNPIIRGEFPDPSVIRVDGTYYACGTSNDWAPIYPIYSSTDLENWQFESYVFMEAPDWTMGSFWAPELFYRDGKFFCYYTARRKDGVSCIGVASTTDIGKGFTDHGELIEWGSESIDAYVFDQNGQLYITWKAYGLDPERPIQLLGAKLSADGLQLEGDAFTVVTAETDTWERGGIEGQSIVQQGEYLYLLYSGAACCGGGCDYKVGVARAKQMEGPWEKYTGNPILTDFGDWKCPGHGTPVSTGQDEWYYLYHAYATEGFPYMGRSALLSPFYWDEKSGWPYFKTVDLMADSTGGVAPLSIDDNFDGDQLEGWWRWDLASNQPSTRVDDGQMQLSGSLKQEAWATALCVVPEKPAYQVVAELPNEGDHLKGLMLYGTHANMLGIGLKEGRLQVFELRNGEYSPLGEAVAVETESVSLRGQVEQGHLVRFAYRTKGGEWKALSPAKTENSPLNGAFLEFWQWGVKPGLFVEGDGKGTFSRFELEYDGW, encoded by the coding sequence ATGAATAAACCTGTCCTCTTTTTATGCCTGGTATGGCTGTGTGCCTGCGGAGGGAAAACAACTGAAGAAGTCATTGAGCCACCCGTGTCCATCCAAAATCCCATCATACGGGGAGAATTTCCCGACCCTTCGGTAATTCGGGTGGACGGCACCTATTACGCCTGTGGTACCTCCAACGATTGGGCACCGATCTATCCCATTTATTCCTCTACCGACCTGGAAAACTGGCAATTTGAAAGCTACGTGTTCATGGAGGCACCGGATTGGACCATGGGCAGCTTCTGGGCTCCCGAGCTGTTTTACCGGGACGGTAAGTTCTTTTGCTATTATACCGCGCGGCGGAAGGATGGCGTTTCCTGTATCGGCGTGGCCAGTACCACTGATATCGGTAAGGGCTTTACCGACCATGGAGAGCTGATCGAATGGGGCTCGGAAAGCATCGATGCCTATGTCTTTGACCAAAATGGGCAGTTGTACATTACCTGGAAGGCTTATGGCCTTGATCCTGAGCGGCCTATCCAGTTGCTGGGGGCAAAGCTTTCTGCCGATGGCCTCCAGCTGGAAGGGGATGCCTTTACGGTCGTGACCGCAGAGACGGACACTTGGGAGCGTGGCGGAATAGAAGGGCAATCCATCGTGCAGCAGGGGGAGTACCTGTACCTGCTGTATTCCGGAGCGGCCTGCTGTGGGGGCGGCTGTGACTACAAGGTCGGCGTGGCCAGGGCCAAGCAGATGGAAGGGCCTTGGGAAAAATACACCGGAAATCCCATCCTGACCGATTTTGGCGATTGGAAATGCCCCGGACATGGTACGCCAGTATCCACGGGACAGGACGAATGGTATTACCTCTACCATGCCTATGCCACCGAAGGATTTCCCTATATGGGCAGGTCAGCACTGCTCAGCCCTTTTTATTGGGACGAAAAGTCCGGTTGGCCCTACTTTAAGACCGTGGACCTGATGGCGGACAGTACCGGTGGTGTGGCCCCACTTTCCATTGACGATAACTTTGATGGGGACCAGCTCGAGGGTTGGTGGCGCTGGGACCTGGCCAGCAACCAACCCTCCACAAGAGTGGACGATGGACAGATGCAGTTGTCGGGCAGCCTGAAGCAAGAGGCCTGGGCCACGGCACTTTGTGTGGTGCCTGAAAAGCCGGCCTATCAAGTGGTGGCGGAATTGCCCAACGAGGGCGATCACCTCAAAGGGCTGATGCTGTACGGTACCCATGCCAATATGCTGGGCATAGGTCTGAAGGAGGGGCGTTTGCAGGTGTTTGAATTAAGAAATGGAGAATACAGCCCGCTGGGAGAGGCGGTAGCCGTGGAGACCGAATCGGTAAGCCTCCGTGGGCAAGTAGAACAGGGGCACTTGGTGCGTTTTGCCTACCGAACCAAAGGCGGGGAGTGGAAGGCACTTTCCCCTGCCAAAACAGAAAACAGTCCGCTCAACGGCGCCTTTCTGGAATTCTGGCAATGGGGCGTAAAACCGGGGCTTTTCGTGGAAGGAGATGGTAAAGGCACCTTCAGCCGGTTTGAGTTGGAGTATGACGGATGGTGA
- a CDS encoding glycosyltransferase family 4 protein: MKILYINSLYAPDIRGGAELSLKLMVEGMQSRGFDVAVLALMPEGELHSSTVDGVKVYRAGLKNRYWPYDTGQPPAYQRLLWHVKDRENRDMMPYLREVVARERPDVVSCHNLAGWSVAVWDELRTLGIPMVQVLHDLYLLCPNSNMYKNDTACKGICMECKLLRLHHQGKSAQVNAVVGISQSILQRFEAEGYFPHAHKQVIHNTRQIPDPGPPRTRTAQAPLRVGYLGTLSRIKGIEWLIETVKQVDFPIHLHIAGKGKESYETHLRSISEEHANIEFMGYAQPAELFSNIDVLAVPSLWEEPLGMVAIEALAHHIPVVANAAGGLKETVQEGINGFFCHGDEPASLAAALKTLYENPEDYQRLSAQARGSVAAILDRDRMLDAYQDILETTLNDLTTNPI; the protein is encoded by the coding sequence ATGAAAATACTCTATATCAATTCACTTTATGCCCCTGACATCCGTGGTGGAGCCGAACTTTCGCTCAAGCTCATGGTGGAAGGCATGCAATCCAGAGGGTTTGATGTGGCGGTATTGGCCCTGATGCCCGAGGGGGAGCTTCATTCCTCCACGGTGGATGGTGTGAAGGTCTACCGTGCAGGCCTCAAAAACCGGTATTGGCCCTATGACACCGGCCAGCCCCCTGCGTACCAACGGTTGCTTTGGCATGTAAAGGACCGTGAAAACCGGGACATGATGCCCTACTTGCGTGAGGTGGTGGCGCGGGAACGGCCCGATGTGGTTTCCTGCCACAATTTGGCCGGTTGGTCCGTCGCGGTCTGGGACGAGCTCCGTACCCTGGGGATTCCCATGGTCCAGGTGCTGCATGACCTTTACCTTTTATGTCCCAACAGCAATATGTACAAGAACGACACGGCCTGCAAAGGCATCTGTATGGAATGCAAGCTGCTGCGGCTCCATCACCAAGGCAAGTCCGCGCAGGTCAACGCGGTCGTGGGCATCAGCCAAAGCATATTGCAGCGCTTTGAGGCAGAAGGCTACTTTCCTCATGCCCACAAACAGGTCATCCATAACACCCGGCAAATCCCCGACCCTGGCCCTCCGCGGACCAGAACGGCACAGGCTCCTTTGCGTGTCGGGTATTTGGGCACCCTCTCCAGGATCAAAGGCATCGAATGGCTGATCGAAACGGTCAAGCAGGTGGACTTCCCGATACACCTTCACATTGCCGGAAAGGGCAAGGAAAGCTATGAAACACACCTTCGCTCCATCAGCGAGGAACATGCTAATATTGAGTTTATGGGCTATGCACAACCTGCTGAGCTCTTCTCCAACATTGATGTATTGGCGGTCCCCTCCTTGTGGGAAGAGCCGCTGGGCATGGTGGCCATCGAGGCCCTTGCCCACCATATCCCGGTGGTGGCCAATGCCGCCGGAGGGCTCAAGGAAACGGTCCAAGAGGGCATAAACGGATTCTTTTGCCATGGTGATGAGCCGGCTTCCCTTGCGGCAGCGCTAAAGACCCTGTACGAAAACCCTGAGGACTATCAACGGCTCAGCGCACAGGCCCGCGGTTCGGTCGCGGCGATTTTGGACCGGGACAGGATGCTGGATGCCTACCAGGATATTCTGGAAACAACGTTAAACGACCTTACGACAAACCCCATCTGA
- a CDS encoding glycosyltransferase family 2 protein, with protein sequence MKTNLFIPTLNAGKKWHETLEQLAEQSLTLHRKVIIDSGSTDGTLDDPLLDGFDVISIDKRDFDHGGTRQMAVEKFGDADIFIFLTQDAIPAGPYALSVLVAALENNPKLGMAYGRQLPHHGATTLEAHARLFNYPKKSEVRSLEDRHRHGIKTISCSNSFAAYRKEAFCEAGGFPTGLILGEDAYLAGKMLLKGWEMAYVANAQVHHSHDYTVKEEFKRYFDIGVFHADSAWIFDHFGRAEGRGMQYLRSEIAHVLEHDPKALPKSIASLFAKWTGYKIGLMHKRLPTSFNKFLSMHKHFWHSTQ encoded by the coding sequence ATGAAGACCAACCTTTTTATTCCCACCTTGAATGCAGGCAAAAAATGGCATGAGACCCTGGAGCAGCTGGCCGAGCAGTCCCTTACTTTGCACCGCAAGGTGATCATCGACTCGGGATCTACTGACGGCACCTTGGATGACCCTTTGCTGGATGGTTTTGATGTAATATCGATTGACAAAAGGGACTTTGACCATGGGGGAACCCGCCAGATGGCAGTGGAAAAGTTTGGCGATGCGGACATTTTCATTTTCCTTACCCAAGATGCCATTCCTGCGGGGCCATATGCCCTTTCCGTGTTGGTGGCCGCCCTGGAAAACAACCCCAAACTTGGCATGGCCTATGGCCGTCAGCTGCCGCACCATGGGGCCACCACCCTTGAAGCCCACGCCAGGCTTTTTAATTACCCTAAAAAAAGTGAGGTCCGCAGCCTTGAAGACCGGCACCGCCACGGCATCAAGACGATATCCTGTTCCAACTCTTTTGCAGCTTACCGCAAAGAGGCTTTTTGTGAAGCGGGAGGATTTCCCACGGGCCTTATCTTGGGCGAGGATGCCTATTTGGCGGGCAAAATGCTGCTGAAGGGCTGGGAAATGGCCTATGTTGCCAATGCCCAGGTCCACCATTCCCATGACTACACGGTCAAAGAGGAATTCAAGCGCTATTTTGACATCGGGGTGTTCCATGCGGACAGCGCCTGGATCTTTGACCATTTTGGCCGCGCTGAAGGCCGGGGGATGCAATACCTGCGATCGGAAATCGCCCATGTTCTGGAGCATGATCCCAAGGCCCTTCCCAAATCCATTGCTTCCCTTTTCGCCAAATGGACCGGTTATAAAATAGGTCTGATGCACAAACGGTTGCCAACATCTTTTAACAAATTTTTATCCATGCACAAGCATTTTTGGCATTCCACACAGTGA
- a CDS encoding sugar transferase, with protein sequence MTNHNQEIHFNRAVTTTAAIPDLFTLSDMITRDRLQSGILNLQMDTTTKVIKRVFDIFFAVTVLLLGAPVYLALMAMTKLTSKGPIFYKQERIGENGRPFEIYKFRSMYTDAEKNGPQLTRGNDPRVTRWGSFMRKTHLDEIPQFYNVLKGDMSIVGPRPEREHFINQIVSVSPSYKKLQGIKPGITSIGQVYYGYAETVQEMVERMKYDLLYLTGPSLKTDMFIIYQTVKVMVNGKGQ encoded by the coding sequence ATGACTAACCATAATCAAGAAATACATTTTAACAGGGCGGTAACCACCACGGCTGCCATTCCTGATTTGTTTACCCTTTCGGACATGATCACGCGGGACCGCTTACAGAGCGGTATCCTGAACCTGCAGATGGACACCACTACCAAGGTCATCAAGCGGGTCTTTGACATCTTTTTTGCGGTCACGGTCCTGCTCCTTGGCGCTCCGGTATATTTGGCGCTCATGGCCATGACCAAGCTGACGTCCAAGGGACCTATCTTCTACAAACAGGAGCGGATCGGCGAAAATGGAAGGCCCTTTGAAATCTATAAATTCAGGAGCATGTATACGGATGCAGAAAAAAACGGCCCACAGCTCACGCGCGGCAATGATCCCCGTGTGACCCGATGGGGCAGTTTTATGCGCAAGACCCATTTGGATGAAATCCCCCAATTTTACAATGTGCTGAAAGGAGATATGTCCATTGTGGGCCCTCGTCCGGAAAGGGAGCATTTTATCAACCAGATCGTGAGCGTATCGCCGAGCTATAAAAAACTGCAGGGCATCAAGCCGGGCATTACCTCCATCGGGCAGGTTTACTATGGCTATGCCGAAACGGTACAGGAGATGGTCGAGCGGATGAAATACGACCTGCTTTACCTCACTGGTCCCAGTCTGAAGACCGATATGTTCATCATCTATCAAACCGTCAAGGTGATGGTCAACGGCAAGGGGCAATAA
- a CDS encoding glycosyltransferase family 4 protein — MEQKRKVLIDGRWAGDTGIGRLYREVMQAAPQGVDCRYVRTTVPLGSMFSPVALARDIGRSDGEVFYSPSFMPPLYSKMPFVFTVHDLMHLFYYSPLHRVYYRQVIARLAKRAKKLITVSHFSKAQLVTILGLPESLISVIYNGVDDHFLANEEGHSLGRPYFLYVGNRRENKNLPAMLTAFAHARIPKDFVFALSGNPDSQLRALIEGLGIEKRVQFLGFIPEEALPKVYRGAYATLFVSKMEGFGLPVLESMASGTPVLTSTESSLPEIAGGAALLARPEDHADIQHGIERLVSDHGLYEDLVEKGLRRARQFPWARTASQTWEQILS; from the coding sequence ATGGAACAAAAAAGAAAAGTATTGATCGATGGCCGATGGGCCGGGGATACAGGAATCGGAAGGCTTTACCGGGAGGTCATGCAAGCAGCTCCACAAGGAGTGGATTGCCGCTATGTGCGCACCACTGTCCCGCTGGGAAGTATGTTTTCCCCGGTTGCCCTTGCCCGTGACATTGGCAGGTCAGATGGGGAAGTTTTCTACAGTCCTTCCTTTATGCCCCCGCTATATTCGAAGATGCCTTTTGTTTTTACCGTCCATGACCTGATGCACCTTTTTTACTATTCTCCCCTGCACCGGGTCTATTACCGTCAGGTCATTGCCCGGCTCGCCAAACGGGCCAAAAAGCTCATTACCGTTTCCCACTTCAGCAAAGCGCAATTGGTCACCATACTGGGTCTCCCCGAATCGCTGATTTCGGTGATTTATAACGGCGTGGACGACCATTTCCTGGCCAATGAGGAGGGCCATTCACTGGGCAGGCCCTATTTTCTGTACGTTGGCAACCGTCGGGAGAACAAAAACCTTCCCGCCATGCTGACGGCCTTTGCCCATGCCCGCATTCCCAAGGACTTTGTTTTTGCACTTAGCGGGAACCCCGATTCCCAGCTCCGGGCACTTATCGAAGGGCTGGGCATTGAAAAAAGGGTGCAGTTTTTGGGGTTCATTCCCGAGGAAGCGCTTCCGAAGGTCTATAGGGGAGCCTATGCCACGCTGTTTGTTTCCAAAATGGAAGGCTTCGGACTGCCCGTTCTGGAATCCATGGCCTCGGGCACCCCGGTCCTAACCTCCACGGAAAGCTCCCTTCCGGAGATCGCTGGTGGCGCGGCCCTGTTGGCACGGCCAGAGGATCACGCGGACATCCAGCACGGCATTGAGCGGCTGGTCAGCGACCATGGACTTTATGAGGATTTGGTCGAAAAGGGCCTCCGCCGGGCAAGGCAATTCCCGTGGGCCCGCACCGCCTCCCAGACCTGGGAACAGATCCTTTCCTGA
- a CDS encoding nucleotidyltransferase domain-containing protein, with protein MNKDTGLTDAEVNAINTVFKRHPKIGSAVLFGSRAKGNYKNGSDIDIALKGKGLLLMDILDISIDLEDLMFPYKFDIVAYDRIDEKDLIEHIDRVGIRFYKRTA; from the coding sequence GTGAATAAAGATACCGGCTTGACGGATGCTGAGGTTAATGCCATAAATACGGTGTTCAAAAGACACCCTAAAATAGGTAGTGCTGTTTTATTTGGCTCAAGAGCAAAAGGTAACTATAAAAACGGTTCTGATATTGACATTGCCCTAAAAGGAAAAGGACTGCTCTTAATGGATATACTGGATATCTCGATCGACTTGGAAGATCTGATGTTCCCGTACAAATTCGATATAGTAGCTTATGATAGGATAGATGAAAAAGACTTAATTGAACACATAGACCGGGTAGGCATCAGGTTTTATAAAAGGACCGCTTAA